Within the Candidatus Neomarinimicrobiota bacterium genome, the region AACCAGAAGGAACGTGGATTGGTGAGCCTTACTGGTACCATACTCTTGATCTCCCGGATATCCCGCTCCTGACCGGAGAGGATACTAGCCACCCGAATAGACAGAGAGTTGGTTTGCATTATGCTTTCGGTCCCATCAGGTGCCACGATTTTAACCGGAACACCTGGGAGGGTCATTTGTCCCAGTTCCCAGAAGGTGAGGGTGTACTCTACAGCCATGGGCTCCAGGCGGACCTGGACCAGGCTGACTTCGGGGTCGGCAAGGGTGAGCTCCGGGAAGTGCGGGACTGAGCCCGGGGGCAGTGCAACTTGCAGCCGGAGGGTGACCGGCTCTCCGATGCGTACGGTGTCAGCGCTCCATCGACTGGTAAGCTGGGCACCCTGGCCATGCAGGGCGCTAGTGAGCAACAACGCTATAAACAACCAGTATCTCAATGGCGTGAGGCCCTGGCAGTGAAGTAGTTCATAAGTGGCTGCACATAGCTGGCATGGGTGTTGATGGAGATGAGATCGATGGCGTGACGGTGGCAAAAGTTCTTGAAGCTGGCCCGCCGAGCCTCGACACGCTGGGTAAACTGCTCCCGAGTCGCCACTGAGGAAGTATCCAGCCAGGCCTCTGCCCCCGTTTCAGGATCGTACCATTTAACCAGTCCCAGGCTGGGGAGATTGTGCTCGGAAGGATCTTCAAGGCGGAGGAGGATGAGGTCGTGCTTGCGACTTACCAGCTTGAGGGGCACATCGAAGCCCTCATCGAGAAAATCAGACAGGAGAAAGATGACACTGCGCCGCTTCAACACCCGCAGGAGGTATTCAAGGGCGGCATCCAAACGGGTCTGATGTCCCACTGGTTCGTGGTAAAGCAAATCCCGGATCACACGCAGCACGTGGCCCTTCCCCTTTTTAGGTGGAATAAACTTTTCCACCACATCGCTGAAGATAACCAGCCCCACCTTGTCGTGGTTCTTAATAGCGCTGAAGGCCAGCACCGCGGCGATTTCGATAGCGATATCACTTTTCAGGACCGGGCCGGTGCCGTACATGGAAGAGCCGCTGCCATCCACAGCCAGTACGACGGTCAGCTCCCGCTCTTCGTCGAAGCGCTTGACAAATGGCCGACCGAAGCGAGCGGTGACGTTCCAGTCGATGGTGCGGATATCATCGCCGGGCAGATATTCCCGGACCTCGGCAAACTCTATCCCCCGCCCCTTGAATACCGAATGATACTCGCCGCCAAAAATATCGTTCACCAGGTGCCTGGTTTGAATCTCGATAAAGCGCACCTTTTCCAGGATTTCCTTGGGGATCATGCCATTACCTCTCGGTCAGCGGTGACGACTCTGTGGTCGCATTCAGGGTACAACCAGCGGGCATTTCACGAGGCGGCTCAAGGGGTTGGGATGGTATCGAAAAGCCGGTCGATAATTTCCTCAGAGGTCACATTCTCTGCTTCGGCTTCGTAAGTGAGGAGAATCCGGTGGCGTAAGGCGGGCCGGGCCACATCCCGCACATCATCCAGGATCACATAGCCCCGGTGGTTCAGAAAGGCCCGCGCCCGGGAGGTGATGGCAATGTATATGGTGGCACGTGGCGAGGCTCCGTAAGCAATTAACCCCTTGAGATCGGCAAGGTCAAACTGCTCCGGATCCCGGGTTGCGGTCACCAGGTTAACGATGTATTGCTGGATGTTTTCAGCCAGGTAAATATCATTCACCACCGCTCTGCTCTTGAGGACCTGCTTGGCCCGAGCGACCGGCTTGAGGTCCGGGAGGTTGTTGGTATGGGCCATGCGCTGCAAGATGACCAGCTCCTCTTGGGTAGAGGGATAGTCGACCAGAAGTTTGAACATGAAGCGATCCACCTGGGCCTCGGGCAGCGGATAAGTACCCTCTTGTTCAATAGGATTCTGCGTGGCCATCACCATAAAGGGCTGGGGCAGGCGGAAGGTGTCGGTACCGATAGTCACCTGTCCCTCCTGCATAGCTTCCAGCAGGGCGCTTTGCACTTTAGCCGGTGAGCGGTTGATCTCGTCA harbors:
- a CDS encoding DUF58 domain-containing protein encodes the protein MIPKEILEKVRFIEIQTRHLVNDIFGGEYHSVFKGRGIEFAEVREYLPGDDIRTIDWNVTARFGRPFVKRFDEERELTVVLAVDGSGSSMYGTGPVLKSDIAIEIAAVLAFSAIKNHDKVGLVIFSDVVEKFIPPKKGKGHVLRVIRDLLYHEPVGHQTRLDAALEYLLRVLKRRSVIFLLSDFLDEGFDVPLKLVSRKHDLILLRLEDPSEHNLPSLGLVKWYDPETGAEAWLDTSSVATREQFTQRVEARRASFKNFCHRHAIDLISINTHASYVQPLMNYFTARASRH
- a CDS encoding AAA family ATPase; amino-acid sequence: MSAEGAANKVSESPDLQLITDRIACESEYVESLRQEIGRIIVGQHDLIQKLLIALLSKGHVLLEGVPGLAKTLTVSTLSKLIQTRFQRIQFTPDLLPADLIGTLIYNPKEGTFETKKGPIFANIVLADEINRSPAKVQSALLEAMQEGQVTIGTDTFRLPQPFMVMATQNPIEQEGTYPLPEAQVDRFMFKLLVDYPSTQEELVILQRMAHTNNLPDLKPVARAKQVLKSRAVVNDIYLAENIQQYIVNLVTATRDPEQFDLADLKGLIAYGASPRATIYIAITSRARAFLNHRGYVILDDVRDVARPALRHRILLTYEAEAENVTSEEIIDRLFDTIPTP